The Methanothermobacter sp. CaT2 DNA window GATGGCATTCTATGAACCATGACGGGACTATTTTCAGCCAGCTGTAGGACAATATGGTCTGATTTTATTACAATGGCTCCTCTGGTAAACAAAGTTTATTAAGAGGTTTGTTTAATATGGTATAAGAAACCCTAAAGTGGAGTTTAATTGAGGTTCAGCCTCGGGTAGGTAAGAGAAGCCTTCTTCTCTTTCGCATGGATACTCCTGTGCTGATGTGATAAAATGATTTCTCCTAAAAAATATGCTAAAGCTGCAAAAGTGCCACCAAATGGCTTTAAAACTTCAAATGAGTTTTTTAACTACGTCTTTAAGGACAAAGAAATGATATGGATGGGTCAGAACACCAACCATCTTCATGATCACTCTGAAATAGCGGAAGCCATGATTGAATGCATAAATGAGGGCAGCTACTGCAAGTATCCACCACCTGAAGGCTTTCCTGAGCTTAAGGAACTTGTACTGAAGGATCTGGGCCTTGGTGATGACTTTGAGGCTCTGATAACTGCAGGGGGTACTGAGTCACTCTACCTGTGCATGAACGATATACTTGAACCCGAGGATAATGCCATAACCTGTGACCCGGGCTACCTGATAATTGACAATTTCGCAAGCAGATTTGCATGCAGCGTAAAATCGGTCCCCATATACAGCAGTGAATGTGACTACAAGTTAACACCAGACCTTGTACTTGAAAACATGGACCGCGACACCCGTCTCATATCACTCATAGATCCCCTGAACCCGCTGGGTTCATCATATACAAGGGATGAGATAAAGGCATTCGCTGACATAGCTGTGGACCATGACGTTTATCTACTCCACGATATAACCTACAGGGACTTTGCAAGGGAGCACCACCTCGCAGCAGAATATGCACCCGAGCACACGGTTACTGTCTACAGCTTCTCCAAGATATGTGGAATGGCAGGTCTGAGGATAGGTGCAATTGTTGCAACATCCGATATCGTTGAATCCGTCAAGGGTATAGTCATAAATGATCTCGGTACAAATGTTGTCTCACAGGCAGGTGCAATTGCAGCCCTCAAATCAAAGGCTAAATGGGTTGAAAGGATACGTAATGAGACCCTCGGTAATCAGAAGATCATTAAGGCTGCCGTCGATGAGGTGGAAGGAGCCTTCCTCCCGGTTTATCCATCAAATGGTAACATGATGGCCATCGACATATATGAAACAGGGGTTAACCCCGTTGACCTTACAGACTACCTGCTTAAGCGGAAGATCTTCGTGAGGCAGGGCGCCTACACCAGCAAGATATTTGGTGATAGGTACATACGCCTCAGCTTCTCAATACCAAGAGAGCAGGTCGAGATATTCGCTGAGAACTTTGTGGATGTCATGGAATTCCTGAGACCATCCTGATAACCCTTTTCTTTTTTCAGGCCTTTAGAATTTAATAAAGACAGATGTCTTTGACTAATATGCATCCACTGATCTTTGGAATATTCTCTTCAACAGCTATTCACAGGGATATCCAGATTGCTGGCGTTCAGGGGGTGATTAATCGATGAGACCCTCTAAAAATATCCTGTTTTCAGACCGGTTTTAAAAAAGGAGTTGTGAGGGACCGCTCCAGGGCCCCTAAGTCGCTGTTTATTCTGTTTTCAGATAGTAATACTCACCAAGTTCCTTCTGCTCCCTGTCAAGGAAACTTCCAGGCTTGTTGACCCTTGGCCTTCTCGTCTCCTTGTCCCTCCGGAAGGTTATGCCCACCTCCCCGAGGAAGGCGTTCATGGCCTCCCTGAGCTCTGTGGGAGCTGAGGCATGTCCCTCCACTCCTGGCATTCCACTGAAGACCATGGCCCTGTCTGATACATAGTCAATGAATATTATATCATGGTCTATGATCATTGCAGAGGAATTACTCCCCTCAATGATCCTCCTTATGGCCTTGGCAGCCATCAGGCGCTGTTCAACGTCAAGGAAGGCTGTCGGTTCGTCAAGAACATAGAGATCAGCTTCTCTGGAGAGTGCAACCGCAACAGCAAGGCGCTGCAGCTCACCACCACTCAGCCCACTCACAGGTTTATCAAGTATCTCCTCCAGGTTGAAGGGCCTCATGATCTCGCTTTTGAAGAGATTTGAACCATATGATGGGGCGTTTGCATAGAGAAATTCCTCAACGGTTCCTGTGTAGTCTGATGAGAGGTACTGTGGCTTGTAGGATATCTTTATCTTCTTTTTAACCTTCCCCTCATCTGGTTTTTCAACACCTGCAAGGATCTTGGCGAAGGTTGTTTTACCTATACCGTTGGGTCCGAAGGCCGTGATCACCTCATTGAGGTAAATGGTGCCCTCATCCACATCAAGTTTAAATTCAGGGTATGCCCTGCTGAGGGCTGTGTACTCTGCAAGTATGTCACCCTCCTCCCCGACCCTTGGGGGTTTCACCTTGAATTCTATCTCATGTTTACGGAATCTGACGTTCTCCTCCCTTAGGAAGCCCCTTATGTATGTGTTGATACCGACACGCACACCCCTCCTGTTGGATACGACCCCGTAGGCACCGGGTTTACCATAGAGGATATGGACGTAGTCTGACATTGCATCGAGGGCGGCCATGTCATGCTCTATCACCATGACAGATTTACCTGCCTCTGCAAGGGACCTTATTACCTTCACTGCATTGAGCCTCTGCCTAACGTCAAGCCAGGATGTTGGTTCGTCGAAGTAGTAGAAGTCTGCCTCCCTCAGTGCCGCGGCTGCAATGGCCACACTCTGGAGCTCCCCTCCACTGAGGTTTGAAATCTCCCTGCCCATTATTTCCTGTATCTCGAGGGCTTCAATGACCTCATCGGTCCTGTCCGA harbors:
- a CDS encoding pyridoxal phosphate-dependent aminotransferase → MISPKKYAKAAKVPPNGFKTSNEFFNYVFKDKEMIWMGQNTNHLHDHSEIAEAMIECINEGSYCKYPPPEGFPELKELVLKDLGLGDDFEALITAGGTESLYLCMNDILEPEDNAITCDPGYLIIDNFASRFACSVKSVPIYSSECDYKLTPDLVLENMDRDTRLISLIDPLNPLGSSYTRDEIKAFADIAVDHDVYLLHDITYRDFAREHHLAAEYAPEHTVTVYSFSKICGMAGLRIGAIVATSDIVESVKGIVINDLGTNVVSQAGAIAALKSKAKWVERIRNETLGNQKIIKAAVDEVEGAFLPVYPSNGNMMAIDIYETGVNPVDLTDYLLKRKIFVRQGAYTSKIFGDRYIRLSFSIPREQVEIFAENFVDVMEFLRPS
- a CDS encoding ribosome biogenesis/translation initiation ATPase RLI, with the protein product MTRISILDHDRCQPKKCNYVCIEYCPGVRMDEDTITIDEKTKKPIISEELCSGCGICTKRCPFNAISVINLPEALENPVHRYGQNQFELFGIPAVTSGDVVGLIGPNGIGKSTIVRILSGELRPNLGDFQDPPGWDEIINHFRGSQLQNYFQRLSKGEISVVHKPQMVDRIPRYVKGKVEDLLTGIDSDRTDEVIEALEIQEIMGREISNLSGGELQSVAIAAAALREADFYYFDEPTSWLDVRQRLNAVKVIRSLAEAGKSVMVIEHDMAALDAMSDYVHILYGKPGAYGVVSNRRGVRVGINTYIRGFLREENVRFRKHEIEFKVKPPRVGEEGDILAEYTALSRAYPEFKLDVDEGTIYLNEVITAFGPNGIGKTTFAKILAGVEKPDEGKVKKKIKISYKPQYLSSDYTGTVEEFLYANAPSYGSNLFKSEIMRPFNLEEILDKPVSGLSGGELQRLAVAVALSREADLYVLDEPTAFLDVEQRLMAAKAIRRIIEGSNSSAMIIDHDIIFIDYVSDRAMVFSGMPGVEGHASAPTELREAMNAFLGEVGITFRRDKETRRPRVNKPGSFLDREQKELGEYYYLKTE